The window ACAGAAAAAGGAAAGTTTTTATTGGGTGCTGGCACTAGCTTTTCAGTTGGAGAGTCTAATGGCTATATGTCACTTGGATCTTCTTCCACTATAGTATTAAGTGATGGCACTACTATAGAAACGAAGAACTCAAGTATATTTAGCTCCAAAAGTTGGTTATTTCTTTATTGATAACTTCGCTGCAGGGCTTGATTTTGCTGCTTTTTTTTCAAAAGGAGAGAATAATCAAATAGGAAATACTTCATTAAACAAAACGAATCTATTCGCAATTGGACCATTTGCTAGACACTACTTTTCTGGCGAAAAAATCAAGCCATTTTTAGAAGTGAATTCTCTATTTGGAGTAAGAAATCAAGAAAGTGAGGTAGGTGCATCAACAATCGGGTATAAGTATTCAATTACAAATGTTGGTGGCGGTTTGGGCATAGCAATCTTAATTGGAGAAAGAAGCGCACTAGATATATTAGCTTCTTATAATTCATTCACCCTCAATGGAAATGAAGATAATCTTTACTCTAGCAAACTTTATAACATAGGAATTAAGGTTGGTTTCACTATATTTTTGAAATAGAGAAAAACTGATTAAATGATGATTTTACCTCTTTTTCTCCAATACATAAAATAGATCTAGCCCCTGATCAGGATGATCTACCAAAAGATAATCTTCATGGCTGATATCCGTCACAGCATTTCCCTGCTTCTTGTGAAGTTTATTCCTATTCATTCTATTCAGTACTTCATAAGGCCATCTCAAAACTGAAGCAGGCAGTTTGTGCTGTAAATTGAGCACATCAAATCGCATGATCTTATTGACTGACTTGCGATTCTCTTCATGGTAGCTCCAAACTTTATCATTTCCACCTATTCCCATTGCATTTACTTTATCAAAAATTTCTTCACAAAGTGTAATCAATTCTTTGGAGGTGTATTCTCTGATATGCCAAGGATTTCTCGATAAGGTATGTCGGATATTCGGAGTAGAGATGATTGCTTTCCCTCCCGGCTTGAGTACGCGATAGATTTCTTCCAAAAATAATTTATCATCCTCTATATGCTCGATCACTTGAAAACTCACCACCGTATCATACGTATTTGAAGCGATATTTTTAAAAGGTGGAATGACTGCTTGCTGAAATGCTACATTTGGAAATTTTGCTCTTAAAGAAGTAATAACTTCTTCGATTTTGTCTAATCCAAGATAAGAATCTACTTTCTCCAACAAAACTTCTACCCCTCGTCCTTCGCCACAACCCACTTCCAATAGATCGCCACTCACCATGGGTCTAGCAGCAATATATGCTTTGAGGAGTCGTTGGTGAATAGGATTATCACTTACCAACTTATCTGATGCAATTTCCGTTGTATAGGTAGCCATTTAAAATTTTATTAATTTGAGCAAAAATAAGGTTAATTTTTGAACCAAATGATAACAAAAGCAATCACCAAAAAAATTCCGTTCCTTCTGAGTATCTTTTTGCTCAGTGTATTTTCTTCGATAGAAGTAGTAGGACAGCAGACGTTAGAATCTACCAATCAAGCACTTCGGTACTCGAGATATTCAAGACTTTCCTTGAAAATCATCCCTGTTCAAGAAAGCCCAAGAAATTTTATTCTGCAAATACCGATTGAGAAATTAGAAGAAAATGCAGTTTTTTCTGATTATACCTTTTCATTCACGATTTTATCTTCCTACAATCAACCTTTTACAGATGAAAATCTGACTACTCTAAGCGAGTCAGATTTGAAATTGAATACTCAAAATCATTTCTATTTTGAGCAAAGAATCAGGGTTCCTGATGAGCAGCAAGTTGCCATTGCTTTCTTAAAAGTAGTAGATACAAGACAAGGTGATGAATACTATTACCACATGGATTTGATTAGCCCTTTTGTACTTGGTCACCCAAATTTTGGCGCATATTTCGGTAACAACATTCCTTTTGATCAGTCATTTTTGATTCAAGAAGAAGCTTTGCTCTTTAAAACAAAAGGGCCTGCGAGCTTACACAGCTACTTTTATCCAGCAAGTTTTGAGGCACCATATCCTCCTATGGAGATCAAGCCTTCACCTGTGCCCCGCGAGATTGAAGTAATCGATGAAGGTGATTTCTTGGCAAATATCCCAAAAGATTTTGAAAAAAAAGGGTATTATTTCATCCAATCAGACACCAACTCTACTGAAGGATTGATGATCAAAACTGCACCTCAAGCATTTCCAAGAGTAGAATCTTGGGAAGAAATGGTAGATATGGTCGTGTATATTTCTACCCGAAGAGAGCACGAGGCACTTTTGGAGGCTGAAGATAAAAAAATTGCCTTGGATCAATATTGGATTGGTTTGACAAAAAATGAAGAAACAGCCAAGACCTTAATTCGGGAATATTTCAGACAAATCGAGTTCGCTAATATCCTTTTTACCGACTTCAAGGAAGGCTGGAAAACAGACAAAGGAATGGTCTACACGGTCATGGGTCCTCCAAATGGTGTCACTTTTAGACAGAATGCAGAAATATGGACTTACGGCGATCTTAACTCAAATTCCAAAATAAACTTTACCTTTGCACGCGTCAAAAATATTTTGACTCCTAATTATTATACACTCAACCGTTCTAGAGCTTTGCAGCCTGAATGGTTCAAAAGCATTACACTATGGAGAAGCGGAAAGATGGATTTCTAATTGAGCGCGGCGAACAGGATAAAGATTTTATTTTTGGTACACGAGCAGTGATGGAAGCCATAAATGCTCAAAAAGATATAGATAAAATCCTTGTCAATAAGGACCTCAACAACGAGCTTATCAAAGAATTGCTCTCACTCGCCAAGGAAGAAAAAATTCCCGTGGTCCGTGTACCTGAAGCAAAGCTTAACAGAACAACAAGAAAAAATCACCAAGGTGTAATTGCCCATATTTCGGCGATTCAGTATGCTTCTTTAGACAATGTAATTGACGAATGCTTTAGCAAAGGCATTGCTCCACTTATCTTAGTCTTGGATAGAATCACAGATGTGAGAAACTTTGGTGCCATGGCAAGAACTGCTGACTGTGCTGGTGTTCATGCGATCGTTATTCCTGAAAAAGGAAGTGCTCAGATCAATTCTGATGCCGTAAAAACTTCAGCCGGAGCCTTGAATTTTCTTCCAGTTTGTAGAGTGAAAAATCTTTACTATACAGTGAAAGACTTGAAGAAAATGGGTTTGAGCGTAGTAAGTGTTACGGAAAAAACAGAAAGAGCCATGTACGAGGCCGATTTCACCGTTCCTACGGCTTTGGTATTAGGATCAGAAGAAGATGGAATCTCTCCAGAGATCATGGGAATCAGTGACGAGTTTGTCAAAATCCCTCTTTCAGGAAATATCGATAGTTTAAACGTATCTGTTGCCGCAGGAGTAGTCATCTACGAAGCGATCAGACAGAGGAAATAATCAAAAAAGGCGGTTTAAAAACCGCCTTTTTTGATTCACCTATTTTTATCCAGCCCAACCCTCTCGATCCAAACTTCGATATTGAATGGCCTCAGCCAGGTGTTCTACTTTGATATTCTCACTCAATGCAAGATCAGCGATCGTTCGCGCTACTTTCAAAATCCTATCATAAGCTCTCGCTGACAACCCCAATCTTTCCATTGCTGTTTTGAGAAGTGCTTTTCCCGCTTCATTAATCTGACAGACTTCTTTGACCATGTGAGATGGCATCATGGCATTACAAAACACTTCTGGAGAGTTCTTGAATCTTTCTACTTGTAGTTCTCTTCCTTTGATTACCCTGTCTCTAATCGCTTTACTCGTCTCTGTTTTTCTGCTAGAAGTCATTTCATCAAATTTCACAGGCGTCACCTCCACATGCAAGTCAATCCTATCCAAAAGTGGCCCGCTGACCTTATTCAAATAACGCTGCACGATTCCCGGACCACAAACACATTCCTTTTCGGGGTGGTTGTAGTAACCACAGGGGCATGGGTTCATACTTGCTATCAGCATGAAATTTGCCGGATAATCAACTGAGATTTTCGCTCTTGAAATCGTCACTTTCCTTTCCTCTAAAGGCTGACGCATCACCTCAAGAACTGTTCTTTTGAACTCAGGCAATTCATCTAAAAACAAAACTCCATTATGCGAAAGTGAGATTTCTCCTGGCTGTGGATTTCCCCCACCACCAACCAAGGCGACATCAGAAATCGTATGATGTGGAGATCGGAATGGCCGCTGAGCAATCAGCGATGCATTTCTTCCTAACCTTCCAGCAACAGAATGGATCTTTGTGGTTTCCAATGCTTCCTGCAGAGAAAGTGGAGGCAAGATTGATGGAAGTCTTTTTGCCAACATGGTCTTTCCTGCTCCGGGAGGGCCTATCATGATCACATTATGCCCACCTGTCGCGGCGATTTCCATGGCTCTTTTGATATTTTCCTGACCTTGCACATCCGTGAAATCAAATTCATAATGCTCAAGTGAATTGTAGAAAATATCCCGAGTATCTGTTACCACAGGTTCTATTTCCAAATTCCCTTCTAAGAAGTTAATTGCTTCTTCCAAGGAATCTACTCCTATGATATCCAAACTATTGACAATAGAAGCTTCTGCTGCATTTTCTCTCGGTAAGATAAAACCTTTGAAACCTTGTTTTCTTGCTTCAATGGCAATCGGTAACACACCCTTGACTGGTCTTAACTTACCGTCAAGAGATAATTCTCCCATAATTACATATTTCTCTAATTCAGGAAATAAAACTTGTTCGGAAGCTTTCAAAATCCCTAATGCAATAGGCAAATCATAGCTTGAACCTTCTTTCCTAATATCTGCAGGGGCAAGGTTGATCACGACTTTTTGGCGTGGCATCCTATAGCCAAAATATTTCAAAGCAGACTCCACGCGCTGTTGACTTTCCTTCACAGCACTGTCGGGAAGACCCACCATAAAGAAACTGGTACCCTGACCCACATTTACTTCTATTGTGATGAGCTTTGCATCAACACCTGATACAGCACTTCCAAAAGTCTTTGCTACCATAATTTGATTCGTTGAAATTAAAAAAGGAAACCTAAAAGATTTCCTAATATAACCAAATTCAAAAGTATTTTGAAAATTTACCTACTTAAAATTCTGCCTTGGCTTGATTACAGAACTTTCTTTATCTTCTTCTATTTGGTCAATTTTCCTGTCAATGTTTTTCAACTTCAAAGCCTGCTCCAGATCATAAAGCTTGGCTTTCAATTCATTCTTTTCTAATTCTTTTTTGGAAAGACTACTTTCTAAACTTTTCATAGCCATGGAACTTGTTGCCCATGTTGCCAAAAACAAAATCAAACCAACAAGTAAAAAGGTCACGACTGTTCCAGAATACAGTTCAGTTACCCCAAATACTCCTTTGACACTTTCAAATGCCAGAAAATAAACCAAACTGAGCGCAAAAAACAGCGCCAAAAGCAACTGCATGATACTATTAAACTTTTTCATAAATTTCTCTTTTTGGGTTAAGCGTTTAAATATACTAAACAGACTGCATTGTGGAAAGTTTCTTGTAAATACCTTCTTCAAGCATCAGTTCTTGGTGTGTTCCTCTTTGGACGATTTCACCACTTTGAATCACTAATATCTCATCAGCATGCTGAATAGTGCTCAATCTATGCGCGATCACCAAAGTCGTTCGATTGGTCATTAGCTTAGTGAGCGCTTCCTGCACCAATAATTCTGACTCAGAATCCAAAGCGGAGGTAGCTTCATCCAAAATCAGGATGGGTGGATTCTTCAATACTGCACGTGCGATGCTGAGCCTTTGTCTTTGACCACCCGAGAGCTTGGAACCTCGCTCCCCGATAGAGGTCTGATAGCCATTTTCTAATTGAACGACAAACTCGTGTGCATTGGCGATTTTGGCTGCTTCGATCACCTTCTCTTCAGAAATCCCTTCCAAACCAAAGGCGATGTTATTAAATACGGTGTCATTGAACAAGATGGATTCTTGGGTTACAATCCCCATCAAAGATCTCAACTGTGTTAATTCTAATTCTTTTAAATTGATTCCATCTATGCTGATTTGACCTTTTGTAGGATCATAAAACCGAGGCACCAGATCTGCAATAGTTGATTTCCCTCCACCTGAAGGACCTACCAAAGCAATCGTTTTTCCTTTTTGAAGATTGAAATTGATGTTCTTCAGAACCTCCTCTCTTTCATAACCAAAAGACACATTTTCGAAAGAAACCTGATTTTCAAAAGATGTAAGGGATCTCGGATTGGAAATATTTTGAATCTCACTTTCTGTATCTACCACTTTGAAAATCCGCTCTGCTGATGCCAAACCCCTCTGGATTACACTTGCTGCCCTTGATATTTCTTTCGCAGGATTGAGTACTTGCGTGAAGATGATGATATAGGTGATAAAATCACTGGCACTCAAATCTGAGGTATTGTTCAAAACCAGACTTCCACCATATACTAAAATCCCAGCAACGACAGATACCCCCATAAACTGAGAGATTGGGGAAGCCAATTCATTTTTCTTAGCCATGGACACATTCACATCGGAATAATATCCAGTTTCATCATCAAACTTCTTTGTAATATATTTCTTTGCTCCAAATGCTTTGATCACACGCATTCCGCCAATCGTTTCATCCAGAATATTGACTATACGACCTAATGACTCTTGACTTTCTACAGCTTTTTTCTTCAACCTTTTAGTGATCCCTCCGATAATCGCTCCAGATATTGGAATGACTAAAATTGTGAATAAAGTCAATTTGACAGACATGAAAAAGAGTACCGCAAAATATAAAATGATGGTAGCAGGCTCTCTGAAAACAACACGCAATGACTGTACAATACTGTTTTCCACTTCTTGAATATCGTTAGTCATTTTGGACATCAAATCACCCTTCCTTTCATTTGAAAAGTATCCTATATGCATCTGAGCTACATGTTCAAAAATATCCATTCGCATCTTTCTGATGACTTCAGCCCTTACTTTTGCCAAAACTACTCCAGATAAGTAAGTGAAAAGATTGGCTAGAAAAACTGAAATCACAATGATGATGCAGACATAAACTAAAGTTCCAAACTTCCCAAATTCCTCAGAGATTTGTAAAAAATAAAAGTTAAAAACATGAAGAAAATAATCTATCGAAAATGCAAATTCTGGCTTTTCGAGATATTTTGATACATCAACTGGCCCACTTTGCTCAAATATCACATCAAAAAGAGGTTTGAGTAAAGTGAAGTTCAATAATCCAAAAACTATCGCCAAAAGTGTATATACCACATATATCGGTATATATCTTCTAAAAGGACGAGCATAGGAAAGTATTCTAAAATAGGTATTCATGAAAGCGATTGTGAATTCGAATCCGCAAGTTAGTTAATTTTAAATATCTGTTAAATTCAAAAACCACCTTCGCATTCTAAACGAAGTTGTCCTTAGTAATCAATAATTAAATTCCTGCCTTACGATATTCATCCTCAAAGATAGTTGTGTAAAATTATCGACATCAGGCGCGTTTAGATTTTGAGCAGTCCTCCTTCTATAGCTTTGACTCAGATCAACAAACAGATTATGCTTCAGCATGTAACTCAAATTCAATGTCCCCATCAAGACTTTATTCTCTACTCCTTGACCAATTTCGTGTCCGAAAAGACCTAGTCCAGTATTTGTCACCAACCTATTTTTCAAAAGGTCTCCTCCAAAATTAACTTCATCACTTGGGTCAGTCCCAAAAAGCTGATAGAATCCAGTTGCATTTACAGTCAGTCTAGGTATAGGCTGATACCTTAATATAGCAATGGCTTCCCGGAAATTTGCTCCCCTCGGGTGCGTCAGCGGCGTTCTGTAGTTGGTATACGCTTGGTTTTCAAACTTTTCTTGATACGTGTAAGGTCTAGCCTGATTATATTCCAACTGCAAATCCAAGTTTGACACCTTAAAAGCATTGATATATTTATAACCTGCCTGAATGGCATGCTTATTTCTGCTTGAATTTTTCCCATCAATTCCAAAAAACTCGCTAAACACAAATTCATCCAGCGCAAATTGTCCATAAAGCTGCATGCCAGGTGTGAAATTCCATTTTCCATCAAATCCCAGCATCACTTTATCTGGTGTGCCCAATTGATGTTCTATCCATCTGTAGAAAATCACAGGATTCAAGTAATTCCAATCAAATTGATTCGCCATAACGGATTCAAAAACACCAATATTCAAATTTTTGCCGATGTTGATTCCAAGTCGGTGATGTGAAAACCATTTTTGAGGATAGCGGCCATCCGTCGGTCTACGACCATTATAAATGACATCAGCGGTCATCTGAGACCAAAGATTAGTCAGGTTAAATTTCCAAATTTTTGTGTTCAACTTAAAAAAAACATAGGGATTTGAAAAGTCAGACAGAATCATCGATCGGTATCCTTCTCCTACAAAATTGCGATCGTGACCAAATTGTGCCTCGATATTTTTACTCACATTGAAACTCAAATGTCCCATCGCTGAAAAATAACCATAACCCTCAGATTCGTAATCTTTCCAAAATCCTTCTCCAGGAACAGCCCCGTTTTGCTCTATATAATCTCTTATCCAAGAGGGGAAGATTGTCTGTGTCGTAGTTAAGTAAGTATAAAATCCGATTTTTCTATCAATAGTCCCCCTCAATTCTAAGCCTCGAGAATTTCTAAATCTAAAAGCATCTTCTCCTTGTTCCCTCCCACCTGAGAGATAGAGTACTGGATTAATATGAATATCAAAAGTTTCATCTCTATAATGAAAGAAATCAGAAGGTTTTCTATACAGTTTGCCTAGAAAAGGTCGGTTAGAACCCTCTGTTTCACTTTTAGCAAATTCCCAATTGTCATTTTTGAGGTAATAGAAATTAAATTGATCGGCTTTTGATCCTTGAAAGATCCCGGATGCAGAATCTATTAAGTAAGATTCTAAGTAATTTGCGATTTTATCTCTTCGAAAGGGTTTGAATCCTGTATGAAAAATGGGATTCATCTCTCCTTTCAAAATTTCATAACGTTCTAATGCATGATAATAATCTCTATTATAAGGAGCATATGCACCTTGAGCCCAAGAACTCACCTTGATCAGACCACACAAAACCAAAAGCAGTAAAAACTTCCTCATAATCATTGAAATAAAAGACTTAGATTTGTAAATCTATAAAAAGCCATCAAATAAAAAATGTACTCTTGTTCATTTTTAAAGGTTTTAAGCGAGTTTTATTCTTGATTTGCTCAGAGAGCCAAATAAATTCACACATTTGATTTGGATGGTTTTTCAAAAAAGAATAACTTTGCAAACTATTTCGAAAAAGGCATTTAAGATAAATAACAATACAATGAGAAAAGATATCCATCCAAACTACAGAGAAGTGGTCTTTTATGATACTTCAAGCGAATATAAGTTCATAACAAAATCTACTATCGAAACATCTGAAACTATTCAGTGGGAAGATGGAAAAGAGTATCCTCTCTTCAAAATTGAAGTGAGCTCTAACTCTCACCCATTCTACACTGGTAAGAAAATGATGTTGGATACTGCTGGTAGAGTTGAGAAATTCAACAGAAGATACGCGAAGAAATAAGCTTCATTATTTATTAAAAGTTTTAAAAGTCTCTTGGAAGTTGTTTTCCGAGAGACTTTTTTATTTTTGTGACATGGACAATGTAATTTTATTCGATGACTCTGGGATCAGAGGATCATTATTACCTTTTACTTTTACCCGACCTATCGCAGACATCCGAGTTGGGATTCTGAAAATCAGCGAGAAATGGGAAAAATATGCTGGAATAAAGCCGGGGTTTTTAACACAAAATTACCTCAGCAAGAAATTTACTTATCAGAAAAGCGAAGCAATTCTAATCAATGGCGCCTTTTGCCCTAATCCACAATTGTGGAAAGCAATCTCTGCACTTGATCACAAACAAGCACTTTGGATTAATCAAACCTTGATTGCAGTTCAATCAGGTGATCCTTCCAACTTTGATCAAGACATTGCGAAAGAAAAGCAAAGAGTTGAGTTCGAGGGAGAGTTTACCTTGATCCAAAAAACCTGGAACATTTTTGAATTCAATGCAAAAGAAATCAGAGCTGATTTTGATCTACTTACCTCAGGTAGAAAGTCAGCTGGCATTAGCGATCCCAACACAATAATCTACAATGAAAGTCAAATCTTCGTAGAAGAAGGTGCGAAAATCAAAGCAGCTGTGCTTAATGCTGAAAATGGGCCTATTTACATAGGCAAAAATACAGAAATCCAAGAAGGCGCCTTGATCAGAGGGCCATTTGCTCTTTGCGAAGGCTCCACAGTGAACATGGGAGCGAAAATGCGAGGTGACACAACTGTAGGCCCACATTCCAAAATCGGCGGCGAAGTTTCCAATTCCGTAATATTTGGATTTAGCAATAAAGGACACGATGGATTCATGGGCAATTCTGTCCTTGGTGAATGGTGTAATTTGGGAGCAGATACAAACACATCAAATTTAAAAAATAATTATGCTGCTGTAAAAGTTTGGGACTACATCAAAGGTGGCTTTTCGAATACTGGGCTGCAATTTTGCGGTTTAATGATGGGAGACCATTCCAAATCCGGCATCAATACCATGTTCAATACAGGAACTGTGGTGGGAGTTGGCGCGAATGTGTTTGGAGATGGTTATCCTAGAAATTTTATTCCCTCTTTTTCGTGGGGTGGTGCTGCTGGATTTAGCACTTTCCAAGTGAATAAATTTGAAGAGGTTGCTAAAGCTGTTATGAAAAGACGAGGACTAGAATATGATGAAGTAGAAAAAGAAATCATTCAAAAAGTTTTTGAATTGACCAAGCATTACCGTATTTGGGACAAAACACTTTAATCTGTAATTATGCTATTTTCGTCGATTCCAGGTCTTCAAGATGTCAAAGAAAAAATTCTTCAGGCAGTTAAGAATAACCACTTAGCTCACGCATTGCTTTTTCATGGCCCAGAAGGCTCTGCAAATCTTAAAATGGCCTTGGCACTTTCTACATTTTTACATTGCCAAAACCCACTAGAAGACGATGCTTGTGGGCAATGTGCCTCTTGTCTTAAAATGGCAAAATTGGTTCACCCTGATCTAAATTTTGCACTTCCAATCCCATCTCTCACCAAGAAAAAAGAGGATGAGGATGAAGAAAAAGAAACTAAAATCGATTTCACGGCATCATTTAGAAATTTTGCTTTGAACACCCCTTATGGAAATATCTCTGATTGGATCTATCACAATGATATTGAAAAGAAGCAATTGAATATTTCCAGAGCTGCTGCAAAAACTATTTTGAACACCATCTCACTAAAGTCCTTTGAAGGCGGCTACAAAATCATGTTGATTTGGGGAGTGGAATACATGAATATCCAGTCTGCAAATTCTCTTTTGAAAGTCTTAGAAGAACCTCCACCAAAGACGCTTTTCTTACTTTTAACAACACAACCTGAGCAATTGCTGACAACAATTCTCTCCCGAACTCAAAAGGTAATGATTAGGGCATTTACAGATGAAGAAATCAAAGATCACTTGGTTAAGGAAGAGCTTTGCTCCAGAGAAGCATCTGAGCAAATTGCTCCATTAGCAGATGGAAATATGCGTGAGGCCTTTAGACTTGTAGATCAAGTAGTCGATGAAAACACTACTCAGGTTCGAGATTGGTACAGACTCTGTTTTTCTTTAAAGACCGGCGAGATTATAGCTCAAGCTGAGGATTTTGCAAAAAGAGACAAAGAAGGTCAAAAATCACTTTTGTTAAGCGGAATTAATGTCCTCAGGGAAGTCATTTTAAGCAAATCGCAACTTACAGGACTGATGCGAAGTGTACCTGAAGACAGAGGTTTTATAGAAAATCTCGGAGTACACGTCCTTGATGAAGATAAAATCCTGTCTATGTATCGGCTGATGAATGAAGCCCACTATCATTTGGAAAGAAATGCAAGCCCAAAAATCCTCTTCACAGATTTATCTTTTCAACTTGCTAGAATAATGCGAAAGAAAAATTAAGCAAAGACTATGAAGAAAATAATCGGAAGGAGAGAAAGAATCACACTTCCTGACTGGAAATTAAGGATGATTCCCGCCAAAGTTGACACAGGTGCTTATACAAGTTCTATTCATTGTACATTTGTAGAGGAACGAAAAATAGACGGTGAAATGATCCTATTTTATAGGGTATTAGGCTCTACAGACAGGAAATACAAAGACATCATTCATCATACAAATGACTACA is drawn from Belliella baltica DSM 15883 and contains these coding sequences:
- a CDS encoding class I SAM-dependent methyltransferase, whose amino-acid sequence is MATYTTEIASDKLVSDNPIHQRLLKAYIAARPMVSGDLLEVGCGEGRGVEVLLEKVDSYLGLDKIEEVITSLRAKFPNVAFQQAVIPPFKNIASNTYDTVVSFQVIEHIEDDKLFLEEIYRVLKPGGKAIISTPNIRHTLSRNPWHIREYTSKELITLCEEIFDKVNAMGIGGNDKVWSYHEENRKSVNKIMRFDVLNLQHKLPASVLRWPYEVLNRMNRNKLHKKQGNAVTDISHEDYLLVDHPDQGLDLFYVLEKKR
- a CDS encoding GWxTD domain-containing protein encodes the protein MITKAITKKIPFLLSIFLLSVFSSIEVVGQQTLESTNQALRYSRYSRLSLKIIPVQESPRNFILQIPIEKLEENAVFSDYTFSFTILSSYNQPFTDENLTTLSESDLKLNTQNHFYFEQRIRVPDEQQVAIAFLKVVDTRQGDEYYYHMDLISPFVLGHPNFGAYFGNNIPFDQSFLIQEEALLFKTKGPASLHSYFYPASFEAPYPPMEIKPSPVPREIEVIDEGDFLANIPKDFEKKGYYFIQSDTNSTEGLMIKTAPQAFPRVESWEEMVDMVVYISTRREHEALLEAEDKKIALDQYWIGLTKNEETAKTLIREYFRQIEFANILFTDFKEGWKTDKGMVYTVMGPPNGVTFRQNAEIWTYGDLNSNSKINFTFARVKNILTPNYYTLNRSRALQPEWFKSITLWRSGKMDF
- the rlmB gene encoding 23S rRNA (guanosine(2251)-2'-O)-methyltransferase RlmB, giving the protein MEKRKDGFLIERGEQDKDFIFGTRAVMEAINAQKDIDKILVNKDLNNELIKELLSLAKEEKIPVVRVPEAKLNRTTRKNHQGVIAHISAIQYASLDNVIDECFSKGIAPLILVLDRITDVRNFGAMARTADCAGVHAIVIPEKGSAQINSDAVKTSAGALNFLPVCRVKNLYYTVKDLKKMGLSVVSVTEKTERAMYEADFTVPTALVLGSEEDGISPEIMGISDEFVKIPLSGNIDSLNVSVAAGVVIYEAIRQRK
- a CDS encoding YifB family Mg chelatase-like AAA ATPase, which produces MVAKTFGSAVSGVDAKLITIEVNVGQGTSFFMVGLPDSAVKESQQRVESALKYFGYRMPRQKVVINLAPADIRKEGSSYDLPIALGILKASEQVLFPELEKYVIMGELSLDGKLRPVKGVLPIAIEARKQGFKGFILPRENAAEASIVNSLDIIGVDSLEEAINFLEGNLEIEPVVTDTRDIFYNSLEHYEFDFTDVQGQENIKRAMEIAATGGHNVIMIGPPGAGKTMLAKRLPSILPPLSLQEALETTKIHSVAGRLGRNASLIAQRPFRSPHHTISDVALVGGGGNPQPGEISLSHNGVLFLDELPEFKRTVLEVMRQPLEERKVTISRAKISVDYPANFMLIASMNPCPCGYYNHPEKECVCGPGIVQRYLNKVSGPLLDRIDLHVEVTPVKFDEMTSSRKTETSKAIRDRVIKGRELQVERFKNSPEVFCNAMMPSHMVKEVCQINEAGKALLKTAMERLGLSARAYDRILKVARTIADLALSENIKVEHLAEAIQYRSLDREGWAG
- a CDS encoding ABC transporter ATP-binding protein, encoding MNTYFRILSYARPFRRYIPIYVVYTLLAIVFGLLNFTLLKPLFDVIFEQSGPVDVSKYLEKPEFAFSIDYFLHVFNFYFLQISEEFGKFGTLVYVCIIIVISVFLANLFTYLSGVVLAKVRAEVIRKMRMDIFEHVAQMHIGYFSNERKGDLMSKMTNDIQEVENSIVQSLRVVFREPATIILYFAVLFFMSVKLTLFTILVIPISGAIIGGITKRLKKKAVESQESLGRIVNILDETIGGMRVIKAFGAKKYITKKFDDETGYYSDVNVSMAKKNELASPISQFMGVSVVAGILVYGGSLVLNNTSDLSASDFITYIIIFTQVLNPAKEISRAASVIQRGLASAERIFKVVDTESEIQNISNPRSLTSFENQVSFENVSFGYEREEVLKNINFNLQKGKTIALVGPSGGGKSTIADLVPRFYDPTKGQISIDGINLKELELTQLRSLMGIVTQESILFNDTVFNNIAFGLEGISEEKVIEAAKIANAHEFVVQLENGYQTSIGERGSKLSGGQRQRLSIARAVLKNPPILILDEATSALDSESELLVQEALTKLMTNRTTLVIAHRLSTIQHADEILVIQSGEIVQRGTHQELMLEEGIYKKLSTMQSV
- a CDS encoding type B 50S ribosomal protein L31 is translated as MRKDIHPNYREVVFYDTSSEYKFITKSTIETSETIQWEDGKEYPLFKIEVSSNSHPFYTGKKMMLDTAGRVEKFNRRYAKK
- a CDS encoding GlmU family protein, which codes for MDNVILFDDSGIRGSLLPFTFTRPIADIRVGILKISEKWEKYAGIKPGFLTQNYLSKKFTYQKSEAILINGAFCPNPQLWKAISALDHKQALWINQTLIAVQSGDPSNFDQDIAKEKQRVEFEGEFTLIQKTWNIFEFNAKEIRADFDLLTSGRKSAGISDPNTIIYNESQIFVEEGAKIKAAVLNAENGPIYIGKNTEIQEGALIRGPFALCEGSTVNMGAKMRGDTTVGPHSKIGGEVSNSVIFGFSNKGHDGFMGNSVLGEWCNLGADTNTSNLKNNYAAVKVWDYIKGGFSNTGLQFCGLMMGDHSKSGINTMFNTGTVVGVGANVFGDGYPRNFIPSFSWGGAAGFSTFQVNKFEEVAKAVMKRRGLEYDEVEKEIIQKVFELTKHYRIWDKTL
- a CDS encoding ATP-binding protein, whose translation is MLFSSIPGLQDVKEKILQAVKNNHLAHALLFHGPEGSANLKMALALSTFLHCQNPLEDDACGQCASCLKMAKLVHPDLNFALPIPSLTKKKEDEDEEKETKIDFTASFRNFALNTPYGNISDWIYHNDIEKKQLNISRAAAKTILNTISLKSFEGGYKIMLIWGVEYMNIQSANSLLKVLEEPPPKTLFLLLTTQPEQLLTTILSRTQKVMIRAFTDEEIKDHLVKEELCSREASEQIAPLADGNMREAFRLVDQVVDENTTQVRDWYRLCFSLKTGEIIAQAEDFAKRDKEGQKSLLLSGINVLREVILSKSQLTGLMRSVPEDRGFIENLGVHVLDEDKILSMYRLMNEAHYHLERNASPKILFTDLSFQLARIMRKKN
- a CDS encoding ATP-dependent zinc protease family protein — its product is MKKIIGRRERITLPDWKLRMIPAKVDTGAYTSSIHCTFVEERKIDGEMILFYRVLGSTDRKYKDIIHHTNDYTQKKVKNSFGQAEVRYKVKTKVIMFDEEFEAEFTLTDRSKMRNTILLGRKMIQGRFLVDVSEVNLSQKSKI